In a genomic window of Hippoglossus stenolepis isolate QCI-W04-F060 chromosome 17, HSTE1.2, whole genome shotgun sequence:
- the ago2 gene encoding protein argonaute-2 isoform X5, translating into MYSSPGATEMTEPARSSGSLSSDPPSSPVPEYVFKPPSRPDFGTMGRTIKLQANFFEMEIPKLEVYHYDIDIKPEKCPRRVNREIVEHMVQHFKTQIFGDRKPVYDGRKNLYTAMPLPIGRDKVELEVTIPGEGKDRSFKVSIKWMSCVSLQALHEALAGRLPSVPFETIQALDVVMRHLPSMRYTPVGRSFFTPSEGCSNPLGGGREVWFGFHQSVRPSLWKMMLNIDVSATAFYKAQPVIEFMCEVLDFKSIEEQQKPLTDSQRVKFTKEIKGLKVEITHCGQMKRKYRVCNVTRRPASHQTFPLQQENGQTIECTVAQYFKDKYKLILRYPHLPCLQVGQEQKHTYLPLEVCNIVAGQRCIKKLTDNQTSTMIRATARSAPDRQDEISKLMRSANFNTDPYVREFGVMVRDEMTEVNGRVLQAPSILYGGRVRGATADNKAIATPIQGVWDMRNKQFHTGIEIKVWAIACFAPQRQCTELLLKAFTDQLRKISRDAGMPIQGQPCFCKYAQGADSVEPMFRHLKYTYQGLQLVVVILPGKTPVYAEVKRVGDTVLGMATQCVQVKNVQKTTPQTLSNLCLKINVKLGGVNNILLPQGRPLVFQQPVIFLGADVTHPPAGDGKKPSIAAVVGSMDAHPSRYCATVRVQQHRQDIIQDLATMVRELLIQFYKSTRFKPTRIIYYRDGISEGQFNQVACTVLQHELLAIREACIKLEKDYQPGITFVVVQKRHHTRLFCMDRNERVGKSGNIPAGTTVDTKITHPSEFDFYLCSHAGIQGTSRPSHYHVLWDDNHFTADELQVLTYQLCHTYVRCTRSVSIPAPAYYAHLVAFRARYHLVDKEHDSAEGSHTSGQSNGRDQQALAKAVQIHQDTLRTMYFA; encoded by the exons ATGTATTCCTCTCCCGGAG CTACCGAGATGACCGAGCCCGCCCGTTCCTCCGGGTCATTAAGCTCCG ATCCCCCATCTTCACCGGTGCCAGAATATGTGTTCAAGCCACCATCACGGCCAGACTTTGGCACCATGGGCAGGACAATCAAGCTCCAGGCCAACTTCTTTGAGATGGAAATCCCCAAACTGGAGGTCTACCATTATGACATCGACATCAAGCCCGAGAAATGCCCCAGGAGGGTCAATcg TGAAATTGTGGAGCACATGGTCCAGCACTTTAAAACACAGATCTTTGGTGATCGAAAGCCAGTGTATGATGGGAGGAAGAATCTCTACACAGCCATGCCCTTACCCATAGGCAGAGACAAG GTAGAGCTTGAAGTGACCATTCCTGGTGAGGGCAAGGACCGCAGCTTCAAAGTATCCATCAAGTGGATGTCCTGCGTTAGTCTGCAAGCTCTGCACGAGGCACTGGCAGGGCGGCTTCCCAGTGTCCCCTTTGAGACCATTCAAGCCTTGGATGTGGTCATGAGGCATTTGCCCTCAATGAG gtATACCCCAGTGGGCCGTTCTTTCTTCACTCCATCAGAGGGATGTTCGAACCCCCTCGGTGGTGGCAGAGAGGTGTGGTTTGGCTTCCATCAGTCTGTCAGGCCTTCCCTCTGGAAAATGATGCTCAACATTGATG TTTCCGCCACTGCATTCTACAAAGCCCAGCCTGTAAttgagttcatgtgtgaggTCTTGGATTTCAAAAGCATTGAAGAACAACAGAAGCCCTTAACAGACTCTCAACGAGTTAAATTTACAAAGGAAATCAAAG GTCTGAAGGTGGAGATCACTCACTGTGGGCAGATGAAGAGGAAGTACAGAGTGTGCAACGTTACCAGAAGACCTGCCAGCCACCAAAC GttccctctgcagcaggagaacgGCCAAACTATTGAATGCACAGTAGCACAGTACTTCAAAGATAAGTACAAGCTCATCTTGCGATACCCCCACCTCCCATGTCTACAGGTGGGACAGGAGCAGAAGCACACCTACCTACCTCTAGAG GTGTGTAACATAGTGGCAGGACAGCGCTGCATAAAAAAACTGACAGACAATCAAACATCCACTATGATCCGCGCCACAGCCCGATCTGCACCAGACCGTCAGGACGAGATTAGCAAACTG atGAGAAGTGCCAATTTCAACACTGACCCTTACGTTCGCGAGTTCGGAGTGATGGTGAGAGACGAGATGACGGAAGTGAACGGCCGCGTCCTGCAGGCCCCCTCTATCCTGTATGGAGGCAGGGTACGTGGAGCAACTGCTGAT AACAAAGCAATAGCCACACCTATCCAGGGAGTATGGGACATGAGGAACAAGCAGTTCCACACTGGCATCGAGATCAAAGTGTGGGCCATCGCCTGCTTCGCACCACAGAGACAATGTACTGAACTCCTGCTCAA AGCCTTCACAGATCAGCTGAGGAAGATCTCCAGGGATGCAGGGATGCCCATCCAGGGTCAGCCTTGCTTCTGTAAGTACGCCCAGGGAGCGGACAGCGTGGAGCCCATGTTCAGGCACCTCAAGTACACCTACCAGGGCCTCCAGCTGGTCGTGGTTATCCTGCCGGGGAAGACGCCTGTCTACG CTGAAGTGAAGCGTGTCGGGGACACTGTACTCGGCATGGCCACGCAGTGTGTGCAGGTGAAGAATGTTCAGAAGACGACACCTCAGACTCTCTCCAACCTCTGTCTGAAGATCAATGTGAAGCTGGGTGGCGTCAATAACATCCTGCTCCCACAGGGCAG GCCGTTGGTGTTCCAGCAGCCAGTAATCTTCCTCGGTGCAGATGTGACTCATCCGCCTGCAGGAGATGGAAAAAAGCCTTCCATCGCTGCT gTTGTTGGTAGTATGGATGCCCACCCGAGCAGATACTGTGCCACAGTCCGGGTGCAGCAGCACCGTCAGGACATCATCCAGGACTTGGCCACCATGGTGAGGGAGCTTCTCATTCAGTTCTACAAGTCCACCCGCTTCAAGCCCACCAGGATAATCTACTACCGCGATGGCATCTCCGAGGGCCAGTTTAACCAGGTGGCTTGCACA GTTCTTCAGCATGAACTGCTGGCCATCCGTGAGGCCTGCATCAAACTAGAGAAGGACTACCAGCCCGGTATCACCTTTGTTGTCGTGCAAAAGAGACACCACACAAGACTGTTCTGTATGGACAGAAATGAGAGG GTTGGGAAGAGCGGCAACATCCCTGCAGGCACCACGGTGGATACGAAAATTACTCACCCATCCGAGTTTGACTTCTACCTTTGCAGTCACGCTGGAATTCAG GGCACCAGCCGGCCGTCTCACTACCACGTGCTCTGGGACGACAACCACTTCACTGCAGACGAACTGCAGGTTCTCACCTACCAGCTTTGCCACACTTACGTGCGCTGCACCCGGTCAGTTTCCATCCCAGCACCAGCCTACTACGCCCATTTGGTGGCTTTCAGGGCTCGCTATCACCTGGTGGACAAAGAGCATGATAG tGCTGAAGGAAGTCATACCTCAGGCCAGAGCAATGGGCGCGACCAGCAAGCCTTGGCTAAGGCCGTTCAGATCCACCAGGACACGCTGCGCACCATGTACTTTGCCTGA
- the ago2 gene encoding protein argonaute-2 isoform X1 has protein sequence MYSSPGATEMTEPARSSGSLSSDPPSSPVPEYVFKPPSRPDFGTMGRTIKLQANFFEMEIPKLEVYHYDIDIKPEKCPRRVNREIVEHMVQHFKTQIFGDRKPVYDGRKNLYTAMPLPIGRDKVELEVTIPGEGKDRSFKVSIKWMSCVSLQALHEALAGRLPSVPFETIQALDVVMRHLPSMRYTPVGRSFFTPSEGCSNPLGGGREVWFGFHQSVRPSLWKMMLNIDVSATAFYKAQPVIEFMCEVLDFKSIEEQQKPLTDSQRVKFTKEIKGSTDSGGISNSRLLCPGLKVEITHCGQMKRKYRVCNVTRRPASHQTFPLQQENGQTIECTVAQYFKDKYKLILRYPHLPCLQVGQEQKHTYLPLEVCNIVAGQRCIKKLTDNQTSTMIRATARSAPDRQDEISKLMRSANFNTDPYVREFGVMVRDEMTEVNGRVLQAPSILYGGRVRGATADNKAIATPIQGVWDMRNKQFHTGIEIKVWAIACFAPQRQCTELLLKAFTDQLRKISRDAGMPIQGQPCFCKYAQGADSVEPMFRHLKYTYQGLQLVVVILPGKTPVYAEVKRVGDTVLGMATQCVQVKNVQKTTPQTLSNLCLKINVKLGGVNNILLPQGRPLVFQQPVIFLGADVTHPPAGDGKKPSIAAVVGSMDAHPSRYCATVRVQQHRQDIIQDLATMVRELLIQFYKSTRFKPTRIIYYRDGISEGQFNQVACTVLQHELLAIREACIKLEKDYQPGITFVVVQKRHHTRLFCMDRNERVGKSGNIPAGTTVDTKITHPSEFDFYLCSHAGIQGTSRPSHYHVLWDDNHFTADELQVLTYQLCHTYVRCTRSVSIPAPAYYAHLVAFRARYHLVDKEHDSAEGSHTSGQSNGRDQQALAKAVQIHQDTLRTMYFA, from the exons ATGTATTCCTCTCCCGGAG CTACCGAGATGACCGAGCCCGCCCGTTCCTCCGGGTCATTAAGCTCCG ATCCCCCATCTTCACCGGTGCCAGAATATGTGTTCAAGCCACCATCACGGCCAGACTTTGGCACCATGGGCAGGACAATCAAGCTCCAGGCCAACTTCTTTGAGATGGAAATCCCCAAACTGGAGGTCTACCATTATGACATCGACATCAAGCCCGAGAAATGCCCCAGGAGGGTCAATcg TGAAATTGTGGAGCACATGGTCCAGCACTTTAAAACACAGATCTTTGGTGATCGAAAGCCAGTGTATGATGGGAGGAAGAATCTCTACACAGCCATGCCCTTACCCATAGGCAGAGACAAG GTAGAGCTTGAAGTGACCATTCCTGGTGAGGGCAAGGACCGCAGCTTCAAAGTATCCATCAAGTGGATGTCCTGCGTTAGTCTGCAAGCTCTGCACGAGGCACTGGCAGGGCGGCTTCCCAGTGTCCCCTTTGAGACCATTCAAGCCTTGGATGTGGTCATGAGGCATTTGCCCTCAATGAG gtATACCCCAGTGGGCCGTTCTTTCTTCACTCCATCAGAGGGATGTTCGAACCCCCTCGGTGGTGGCAGAGAGGTGTGGTTTGGCTTCCATCAGTCTGTCAGGCCTTCCCTCTGGAAAATGATGCTCAACATTGATG TTTCCGCCACTGCATTCTACAAAGCCCAGCCTGTAAttgagttcatgtgtgaggTCTTGGATTTCAAAAGCATTGAAGAACAACAGAAGCCCTTAACAGACTCTCAACGAGTTAAATTTACAAAGGAAATCAAAG GATCAACGGACAGTGGGGGAATTTCCAACTCTCGTCTCCTCTGTCCAGGTCTGAAGGTGGAGATCACTCACTGTGGGCAGATGAAGAGGAAGTACAGAGTGTGCAACGTTACCAGAAGACCTGCCAGCCACCAAAC GttccctctgcagcaggagaacgGCCAAACTATTGAATGCACAGTAGCACAGTACTTCAAAGATAAGTACAAGCTCATCTTGCGATACCCCCACCTCCCATGTCTACAGGTGGGACAGGAGCAGAAGCACACCTACCTACCTCTAGAG GTGTGTAACATAGTGGCAGGACAGCGCTGCATAAAAAAACTGACAGACAATCAAACATCCACTATGATCCGCGCCACAGCCCGATCTGCACCAGACCGTCAGGACGAGATTAGCAAACTG atGAGAAGTGCCAATTTCAACACTGACCCTTACGTTCGCGAGTTCGGAGTGATGGTGAGAGACGAGATGACGGAAGTGAACGGCCGCGTCCTGCAGGCCCCCTCTATCCTGTATGGAGGCAGGGTACGTGGAGCAACTGCTGAT AACAAAGCAATAGCCACACCTATCCAGGGAGTATGGGACATGAGGAACAAGCAGTTCCACACTGGCATCGAGATCAAAGTGTGGGCCATCGCCTGCTTCGCACCACAGAGACAATGTACTGAACTCCTGCTCAA AGCCTTCACAGATCAGCTGAGGAAGATCTCCAGGGATGCAGGGATGCCCATCCAGGGTCAGCCTTGCTTCTGTAAGTACGCCCAGGGAGCGGACAGCGTGGAGCCCATGTTCAGGCACCTCAAGTACACCTACCAGGGCCTCCAGCTGGTCGTGGTTATCCTGCCGGGGAAGACGCCTGTCTACG CTGAAGTGAAGCGTGTCGGGGACACTGTACTCGGCATGGCCACGCAGTGTGTGCAGGTGAAGAATGTTCAGAAGACGACACCTCAGACTCTCTCCAACCTCTGTCTGAAGATCAATGTGAAGCTGGGTGGCGTCAATAACATCCTGCTCCCACAGGGCAG GCCGTTGGTGTTCCAGCAGCCAGTAATCTTCCTCGGTGCAGATGTGACTCATCCGCCTGCAGGAGATGGAAAAAAGCCTTCCATCGCTGCT gTTGTTGGTAGTATGGATGCCCACCCGAGCAGATACTGTGCCACAGTCCGGGTGCAGCAGCACCGTCAGGACATCATCCAGGACTTGGCCACCATGGTGAGGGAGCTTCTCATTCAGTTCTACAAGTCCACCCGCTTCAAGCCCACCAGGATAATCTACTACCGCGATGGCATCTCCGAGGGCCAGTTTAACCAGGTGGCTTGCACA GTTCTTCAGCATGAACTGCTGGCCATCCGTGAGGCCTGCATCAAACTAGAGAAGGACTACCAGCCCGGTATCACCTTTGTTGTCGTGCAAAAGAGACACCACACAAGACTGTTCTGTATGGACAGAAATGAGAGG GTTGGGAAGAGCGGCAACATCCCTGCAGGCACCACGGTGGATACGAAAATTACTCACCCATCCGAGTTTGACTTCTACCTTTGCAGTCACGCTGGAATTCAG GGCACCAGCCGGCCGTCTCACTACCACGTGCTCTGGGACGACAACCACTTCACTGCAGACGAACTGCAGGTTCTCACCTACCAGCTTTGCCACACTTACGTGCGCTGCACCCGGTCAGTTTCCATCCCAGCACCAGCCTACTACGCCCATTTGGTGGCTTTCAGGGCTCGCTATCACCTGGTGGACAAAGAGCATGATAG tGCTGAAGGAAGTCATACCTCAGGCCAGAGCAATGGGCGCGACCAGCAAGCCTTGGCTAAGGCCGTTCAGATCCACCAGGACACGCTGCGCACCATGTACTTTGCCTGA
- the ago2 gene encoding protein argonaute-2 isoform X6, with the protein MYSSPGATEMTEPARSSGSLSSDPPSSPVPEYVFKPPSRPDFGTMGRTIKLQANFFEMEIPKLEVYHYDIDIKPEKCPRRVNREIVEHMVQHFKTQIFGDRKPVYDGRKNLYTAMPLPIGRDKVELEVTIPGEGKDRSFKVSIKWMSCVSLQALHEALAGRLPSVPFETIQALDVVMRHLPSMRYTPVGRSFFTPSEGCSNPLGGGREVWFGFHQSVRPSLWKMMLNIDVSATAFYKAQPVIEFMCEVLDFKSIEEQQKPLTDSQRVKFTKEIKGLKVEITHCGQMKRKYRVCNVTRRPASHQTFPLQQENGQTIECTVAQYFKDKYKLILRYPHLPCLQVGQEQKHTYLPLEVCNIVAGQRCIKKLTDNQTSTMIRATARSAPDRQDEISKLMRSANFNTDPYVREFGVMVRDEMTEVNGRVLQAPSILYGGRVRGATADNKAIATPIQGVWDMRNKQFHTGIEIKVWAIACFAPQRQCTELLLKAFTDQLRKISRDAGMPIQGQPCFCKYAQGADSVEPMFRHLKYTYQGLQLVVVILPGKTPVYAEVKRVGDTVLGMATQCVQVKNVQKTTPQTLSNLCLKINVKLGGVNNILLPQGRPLVFQQPVIFLGADVTHPPAGDGKKPSIAAVVGSMDAHPSRYCATVRVQQHRQDIIQDLATMVRELLIQFYKSTRFKPTRIIYYRDGISEGQFNQVLQHELLAIREACIKLEKDYQPGITFVVVQKRHHTRLFCMDRNERVGKSGNIPAGTTVDTKITHPSEFDFYLCSHAGIQGTSRPSHYHVLWDDNHFTADELQVLTYQLCHTYVRCTRSVSIPAPAYYAHLVAFRARYHLVDKEHDSAEGSHTSGQSNGRDQQALAKAVQIHQDTLRTMYFA; encoded by the exons ATGTATTCCTCTCCCGGAG CTACCGAGATGACCGAGCCCGCCCGTTCCTCCGGGTCATTAAGCTCCG ATCCCCCATCTTCACCGGTGCCAGAATATGTGTTCAAGCCACCATCACGGCCAGACTTTGGCACCATGGGCAGGACAATCAAGCTCCAGGCCAACTTCTTTGAGATGGAAATCCCCAAACTGGAGGTCTACCATTATGACATCGACATCAAGCCCGAGAAATGCCCCAGGAGGGTCAATcg TGAAATTGTGGAGCACATGGTCCAGCACTTTAAAACACAGATCTTTGGTGATCGAAAGCCAGTGTATGATGGGAGGAAGAATCTCTACACAGCCATGCCCTTACCCATAGGCAGAGACAAG GTAGAGCTTGAAGTGACCATTCCTGGTGAGGGCAAGGACCGCAGCTTCAAAGTATCCATCAAGTGGATGTCCTGCGTTAGTCTGCAAGCTCTGCACGAGGCACTGGCAGGGCGGCTTCCCAGTGTCCCCTTTGAGACCATTCAAGCCTTGGATGTGGTCATGAGGCATTTGCCCTCAATGAG gtATACCCCAGTGGGCCGTTCTTTCTTCACTCCATCAGAGGGATGTTCGAACCCCCTCGGTGGTGGCAGAGAGGTGTGGTTTGGCTTCCATCAGTCTGTCAGGCCTTCCCTCTGGAAAATGATGCTCAACATTGATG TTTCCGCCACTGCATTCTACAAAGCCCAGCCTGTAAttgagttcatgtgtgaggTCTTGGATTTCAAAAGCATTGAAGAACAACAGAAGCCCTTAACAGACTCTCAACGAGTTAAATTTACAAAGGAAATCAAAG GTCTGAAGGTGGAGATCACTCACTGTGGGCAGATGAAGAGGAAGTACAGAGTGTGCAACGTTACCAGAAGACCTGCCAGCCACCAAAC GttccctctgcagcaggagaacgGCCAAACTATTGAATGCACAGTAGCACAGTACTTCAAAGATAAGTACAAGCTCATCTTGCGATACCCCCACCTCCCATGTCTACAGGTGGGACAGGAGCAGAAGCACACCTACCTACCTCTAGAG GTGTGTAACATAGTGGCAGGACAGCGCTGCATAAAAAAACTGACAGACAATCAAACATCCACTATGATCCGCGCCACAGCCCGATCTGCACCAGACCGTCAGGACGAGATTAGCAAACTG atGAGAAGTGCCAATTTCAACACTGACCCTTACGTTCGCGAGTTCGGAGTGATGGTGAGAGACGAGATGACGGAAGTGAACGGCCGCGTCCTGCAGGCCCCCTCTATCCTGTATGGAGGCAGGGTACGTGGAGCAACTGCTGAT AACAAAGCAATAGCCACACCTATCCAGGGAGTATGGGACATGAGGAACAAGCAGTTCCACACTGGCATCGAGATCAAAGTGTGGGCCATCGCCTGCTTCGCACCACAGAGACAATGTACTGAACTCCTGCTCAA AGCCTTCACAGATCAGCTGAGGAAGATCTCCAGGGATGCAGGGATGCCCATCCAGGGTCAGCCTTGCTTCTGTAAGTACGCCCAGGGAGCGGACAGCGTGGAGCCCATGTTCAGGCACCTCAAGTACACCTACCAGGGCCTCCAGCTGGTCGTGGTTATCCTGCCGGGGAAGACGCCTGTCTACG CTGAAGTGAAGCGTGTCGGGGACACTGTACTCGGCATGGCCACGCAGTGTGTGCAGGTGAAGAATGTTCAGAAGACGACACCTCAGACTCTCTCCAACCTCTGTCTGAAGATCAATGTGAAGCTGGGTGGCGTCAATAACATCCTGCTCCCACAGGGCAG GCCGTTGGTGTTCCAGCAGCCAGTAATCTTCCTCGGTGCAGATGTGACTCATCCGCCTGCAGGAGATGGAAAAAAGCCTTCCATCGCTGCT gTTGTTGGTAGTATGGATGCCCACCCGAGCAGATACTGTGCCACAGTCCGGGTGCAGCAGCACCGTCAGGACATCATCCAGGACTTGGCCACCATGGTGAGGGAGCTTCTCATTCAGTTCTACAAGTCCACCCGCTTCAAGCCCACCAGGATAATCTACTACCGCGATGGCATCTCCGAGGGCCAGTTTAACCAG GTTCTTCAGCATGAACTGCTGGCCATCCGTGAGGCCTGCATCAAACTAGAGAAGGACTACCAGCCCGGTATCACCTTTGTTGTCGTGCAAAAGAGACACCACACAAGACTGTTCTGTATGGACAGAAATGAGAGG GTTGGGAAGAGCGGCAACATCCCTGCAGGCACCACGGTGGATACGAAAATTACTCACCCATCCGAGTTTGACTTCTACCTTTGCAGTCACGCTGGAATTCAG GGCACCAGCCGGCCGTCTCACTACCACGTGCTCTGGGACGACAACCACTTCACTGCAGACGAACTGCAGGTTCTCACCTACCAGCTTTGCCACACTTACGTGCGCTGCACCCGGTCAGTTTCCATCCCAGCACCAGCCTACTACGCCCATTTGGTGGCTTTCAGGGCTCGCTATCACCTGGTGGACAAAGAGCATGATAG tGCTGAAGGAAGTCATACCTCAGGCCAGAGCAATGGGCGCGACCAGCAAGCCTTGGCTAAGGCCGTTCAGATCCACCAGGACACGCTGCGCACCATGTACTTTGCCTGA
- the ago2 gene encoding protein argonaute-2 isoform X7: MYSSPGATEMTEPARSSGSLSSDPPSSPVPEYVFKPPSRPDFGTMGRTIKLQANFFEMEIPKLEVYHYDIDIKPEKCPRRVNREIVEHMVQHFKTQIFGDRKPVYDGRKNLYTAMPLPIGRDKVELEVTIPGEGKDRSFKVSIKWMSCVSLQALHEALAGRLPSVPFETIQALDVVMRHLPSMRYTPVGRSFFTPSEGCSNPLGGGREVWFGFHQSVRPSLWKMMLNIDVSATAFYKAQPVIEFMCEVLDFKSIEEQQKPLTDSQRVKFTKEIKGLKVEITHCGQMKRKYRVCNVTRRPASHQTFPLQQENGQTIECTVAQYFKDKYKLILRYPHLPCLQVGQEQKHTYLPLEVCNIVAGQRCIKKLTDNQTSTMIRATARSAPDRQDEISKLMRSANFNTDPYVREFGVMVRDEMTEVNGRVLQAPSILYGGRNKAIATPIQGVWDMRNKQFHTGIEIKVWAIACFAPQRQCTELLLKAFTDQLRKISRDAGMPIQGQPCFCKYAQGADSVEPMFRHLKYTYQGLQLVVVILPGKTPVYAEVKRVGDTVLGMATQCVQVKNVQKTTPQTLSNLCLKINVKLGGVNNILLPQGRPLVFQQPVIFLGADVTHPPAGDGKKPSIAAVVGSMDAHPSRYCATVRVQQHRQDIIQDLATMVRELLIQFYKSTRFKPTRIIYYRDGISEGQFNQVACTVLQHELLAIREACIKLEKDYQPGITFVVVQKRHHTRLFCMDRNERVGKSGNIPAGTTVDTKITHPSEFDFYLCSHAGIQGTSRPSHYHVLWDDNHFTADELQVLTYQLCHTYVRCTRSVSIPAPAYYAHLVAFRARYHLVDKEHDSAEGSHTSGQSNGRDQQALAKAVQIHQDTLRTMYFA, from the exons ATGTATTCCTCTCCCGGAG CTACCGAGATGACCGAGCCCGCCCGTTCCTCCGGGTCATTAAGCTCCG ATCCCCCATCTTCACCGGTGCCAGAATATGTGTTCAAGCCACCATCACGGCCAGACTTTGGCACCATGGGCAGGACAATCAAGCTCCAGGCCAACTTCTTTGAGATGGAAATCCCCAAACTGGAGGTCTACCATTATGACATCGACATCAAGCCCGAGAAATGCCCCAGGAGGGTCAATcg TGAAATTGTGGAGCACATGGTCCAGCACTTTAAAACACAGATCTTTGGTGATCGAAAGCCAGTGTATGATGGGAGGAAGAATCTCTACACAGCCATGCCCTTACCCATAGGCAGAGACAAG GTAGAGCTTGAAGTGACCATTCCTGGTGAGGGCAAGGACCGCAGCTTCAAAGTATCCATCAAGTGGATGTCCTGCGTTAGTCTGCAAGCTCTGCACGAGGCACTGGCAGGGCGGCTTCCCAGTGTCCCCTTTGAGACCATTCAAGCCTTGGATGTGGTCATGAGGCATTTGCCCTCAATGAG gtATACCCCAGTGGGCCGTTCTTTCTTCACTCCATCAGAGGGATGTTCGAACCCCCTCGGTGGTGGCAGAGAGGTGTGGTTTGGCTTCCATCAGTCTGTCAGGCCTTCCCTCTGGAAAATGATGCTCAACATTGATG TTTCCGCCACTGCATTCTACAAAGCCCAGCCTGTAAttgagttcatgtgtgaggTCTTGGATTTCAAAAGCATTGAAGAACAACAGAAGCCCTTAACAGACTCTCAACGAGTTAAATTTACAAAGGAAATCAAAG GTCTGAAGGTGGAGATCACTCACTGTGGGCAGATGAAGAGGAAGTACAGAGTGTGCAACGTTACCAGAAGACCTGCCAGCCACCAAAC GttccctctgcagcaggagaacgGCCAAACTATTGAATGCACAGTAGCACAGTACTTCAAAGATAAGTACAAGCTCATCTTGCGATACCCCCACCTCCCATGTCTACAGGTGGGACAGGAGCAGAAGCACACCTACCTACCTCTAGAG GTGTGTAACATAGTGGCAGGACAGCGCTGCATAAAAAAACTGACAGACAATCAAACATCCACTATGATCCGCGCCACAGCCCGATCTGCACCAGACCGTCAGGACGAGATTAGCAAACTG atGAGAAGTGCCAATTTCAACACTGACCCTTACGTTCGCGAGTTCGGAGTGATGGTGAGAGACGAGATGACGGAAGTGAACGGCCGCGTCCTGCAGGCCCCCTCTATCCTGTATGGAGGCAGG AACAAAGCAATAGCCACACCTATCCAGGGAGTATGGGACATGAGGAACAAGCAGTTCCACACTGGCATCGAGATCAAAGTGTGGGCCATCGCCTGCTTCGCACCACAGAGACAATGTACTGAACTCCTGCTCAA AGCCTTCACAGATCAGCTGAGGAAGATCTCCAGGGATGCAGGGATGCCCATCCAGGGTCAGCCTTGCTTCTGTAAGTACGCCCAGGGAGCGGACAGCGTGGAGCCCATGTTCAGGCACCTCAAGTACACCTACCAGGGCCTCCAGCTGGTCGTGGTTATCCTGCCGGGGAAGACGCCTGTCTACG CTGAAGTGAAGCGTGTCGGGGACACTGTACTCGGCATGGCCACGCAGTGTGTGCAGGTGAAGAATGTTCAGAAGACGACACCTCAGACTCTCTCCAACCTCTGTCTGAAGATCAATGTGAAGCTGGGTGGCGTCAATAACATCCTGCTCCCACAGGGCAG GCCGTTGGTGTTCCAGCAGCCAGTAATCTTCCTCGGTGCAGATGTGACTCATCCGCCTGCAGGAGATGGAAAAAAGCCTTCCATCGCTGCT gTTGTTGGTAGTATGGATGCCCACCCGAGCAGATACTGTGCCACAGTCCGGGTGCAGCAGCACCGTCAGGACATCATCCAGGACTTGGCCACCATGGTGAGGGAGCTTCTCATTCAGTTCTACAAGTCCACCCGCTTCAAGCCCACCAGGATAATCTACTACCGCGATGGCATCTCCGAGGGCCAGTTTAACCAGGTGGCTTGCACA GTTCTTCAGCATGAACTGCTGGCCATCCGTGAGGCCTGCATCAAACTAGAGAAGGACTACCAGCCCGGTATCACCTTTGTTGTCGTGCAAAAGAGACACCACACAAGACTGTTCTGTATGGACAGAAATGAGAGG GTTGGGAAGAGCGGCAACATCCCTGCAGGCACCACGGTGGATACGAAAATTACTCACCCATCCGAGTTTGACTTCTACCTTTGCAGTCACGCTGGAATTCAG GGCACCAGCCGGCCGTCTCACTACCACGTGCTCTGGGACGACAACCACTTCACTGCAGACGAACTGCAGGTTCTCACCTACCAGCTTTGCCACACTTACGTGCGCTGCACCCGGTCAGTTTCCATCCCAGCACCAGCCTACTACGCCCATTTGGTGGCTTTCAGGGCTCGCTATCACCTGGTGGACAAAGAGCATGATAG tGCTGAAGGAAGTCATACCTCAGGCCAGAGCAATGGGCGCGACCAGCAAGCCTTGGCTAAGGCCGTTCAGATCCACCAGGACACGCTGCGCACCATGTACTTTGCCTGA